One region of Podospora bellae-mahoneyi strain CBS 112042 chromosome 1 map unlocalized CBS112042p_1.2, whole genome shotgun sequence genomic DNA includes:
- a CDS encoding uncharacterized protein (COG:S; EggNog:ENOG503NVR5) has product MALRGGPRLQVGSAAWVEEERNSALDIAESEIEEFSFSARNELDWLNEHMAEIFSENQMNVAELFKTPGKLRGKTPMTTRKIRPLETRVPLSDVFSSTPKDAPNSFSNTQRQSPARLPQFQVAEDKPEPTVSKSTSPARILAPPPALAVAAPSSLLFTDSGYHGSQSCDTVNLDHCDKDDDVDMVDSPQPDVETGDGEPNVPSGLAEQPSPTLTFAEDEFDAADENETRQPTTYASTSGGFSSEMGQSSSPVVVRTKLAMMSPRVPSPKKTEPPARSSPVRTSPQRQAPTKPASPQKSSSSPRKPSPPKSSPVKQTTSSLPRGFPKPTEHFSSERHEESEEDAEDARSPSEASSPIRPLMRKSSLSFASLPAREPLTSKSGSRISRTSHLDFSRPSFYNRHTGGKSLGNTRQYSDDEDNEDMDVDEELTAQLENTTRIAEHSKTYTQLLHDQISMLGKSQTAGPRPSKSLANLFVPPAGQTQANLGSVTEAKLKQSPAKPNAPAPTPGAFPVDDDEDWIAAPSNVATAAPAVVPYNPRPELRKSLSVEDMENVAGKSSVSDTEHNMPPSSPATAWKAQASPQWQNSTPGHSKSASVPAFPTLAQLEGGDGATLKKTVTATQPTLPSVEEDGRMPTPSKSPTRSAFRDNPLKQVKNKLSSLLSSAKNLNVRSAAISAEGKAMISPSTVQLGIHPGPSVESFRSVDNVMYPDLTQQLSSTSRPLSPVRSNSTRRTRASTEREKIEAKEREKDSRAKEKEMKEVRRAEKELEKLDKARKQEDEKARVFSKEQERLAAMEKQVALQKEREQEQQQARAEQARAAHSQYRPQPQDLQTPAPSRKGLPKALPKSTRTSPGRANRQPDDQGLSDEGDVDMADATSTVTMAMPPSSIQRPTTASSVRTQGIKRPVKPTKETLSKTTRQAPTVMRVYPPSSQQSQFHPSNSVLASNLQETLGQPQQQPPMHVKNKTSQSSLNEKKSLPNLKISASSTALKRKEQEEREAQRKRDAKAELERRRIAAQKQEQQRERIEKAKATRAPPPAIRSQPNGPPDYSMADKAPVRPPSRLGSTMHQESRLVNQSLASGKAPMKRPHQQENEGFSKSKSQKTTQETKPIRMSEDFDPDTEMADSQQRTMKPPSVRPSAGFKDPSNKSMFSTGYANVPPPSASRDLFKATVTAQHHSTVKPALHNTAQFAKGAIPFAPNRPTGQAANPHKTPARPGAGGIPKSVNRTATRSSPRFQNGEAIELPEIQTDDDDDDEDEHIMVADWADSPALKQALLAQERMDPMQVFGPPAPLNMEEVFSKSKDRWHRFRARTSSANWSGTDRLTEDEVRKDNMARDKMRRDGGWSYELSKDISG; this is encoded by the exons ATGGCACTTCGAGGGGGCCCTCGACTTCAGGTCGGGTCGGCCGCCTGGGTCGAGGAGGAACGGAACTCTGCCCTCGACATCGCCGAGTCAGAGATAGAAGAATTCTCTTTCTCGGCGCGAAATGAGTTAGATTGGTTGAATGAGCACATGGCCGAGATTTTCTCAGAAAACCAGAT GAATGTCGCTGAACTCTTCAAAACACCCGGAAAATTGCGTGGGAAAACGCCCATGACAACACGGAAAATCAGACCCTTGGAAACTCGCGTG CCACTGTCCGATGTCTtttcctcaacaccaaaggACGCGCCTAATTCATTCAGCAACACTCAACGTCAAAGCCCAGCGCGATTGCCACAATTTCAGGTAGCCGAAGACAAGCCTGAGCCCACAGTTTCCAAGAGTACCAGCCCAGCAAGGATTTTAGCGCCCCCTCCTGCCCTAGCTGTTGCGGCCCCATCTTCCCTCCTGTTCACGGACTCCGGTTATCATGGCAGCCAAAGTTGCGACACGGTGAATTTGGATCATTGTGATAAGGACGATGACGTCGATATGGTCGATAGCCCACAGCCTGATGTCGAGACAGGAGATGGCGAACCCAATGTCCCCAGCGGTCTTGCAGAACAACCGAGTCCAACTCTGACGTTCGCCGAGGACGAATTTGACGCTGCTGATGAGAACGAGACACGCCAGCCTACAACCTATGCCTCAACCAGTGGTGGCTTCTCTTCGGAAATGGGACAGTCCAGCAGTCCTGTTGTGGTTCGAACTAAACTCGCAATGATGTCGCCAAGAGTACCATCTCCTAAAAAGACCGAACCCCCTGCCAGGTCGTCACCCGTCAGAACATCACCGCAGAGGCAAGCGCCGACGAAGCCAGCGTCGCCCCAGAagtcatcttcatcgcctcgaaaaccatcccctccaaaatCGTCGCCTGTAAAGCAGACCACGTCTAGTCTTCCGAGGGGTTTCCCAAAGCCTACGGAACATTTTTCTAGCGAAAGACACGAGGagtcggaggaggatgccgaggatgccAGGTCACCATCAGAGGCCTCAAGTCCCATCAGGCCATTGATGCGCAAGAGCAGTCTGAGCTTCGCCTCTCTGCCCGCCCGCGAGCCATTGACCTCTAAGAGCGGCAGCCGGATATCTAGGACGAGCCATTTGGATTTCAGTCGCCCAAGCTTCTATAATCGCCACACTGGTGGCAAGAGCCTGGGCAACACCAGACAATactctgatgatgaggacaaTGAGGACATGGATGTCGACGAGGAGCTCACTGCTCAGCTGGAAAACACCACCAGGATAGCGGAACACAGCAAGACTTACACTCAGCTGTTGCATGATCAGATCAGCATGTTGGGCAAGTCTCAGACTGCTGGCCCAAGACCTTCCAAATCACTGGCGAATCTCTTCGTTCCGCCAGCAGGTCAGACGCAGGCCAACTTGGGATCCGTTACAGAAGCCAAGCTGAAACAATCACCCGCAAAACCGAATGCACCAGCTCCTACTCCCGGAGCATTCCCAgtggacgatgacgaggactGGATCGCGGCCCCAAGTAATGTTGCCACTGCAGCCCCTGCCGTGGTGCCATATAACCCTCGCCCTGAACTCCGCAAGAGCCTCTCCGTCGAAGATATGGAGAATGTGGCAGGCAAGTCTTCGGTGAGCGATACTGAGCATAATATGCCCCCCAGCAGCCCCGCCACCGCTTGGAAAGCCCAAGCTAGCCCACAGTGGCAGAACAGCACTCCGGGGCATTCGAAGTCCGCATCTGTGCCTGCTTTTCCGACACTTGCGCAActtgagggcggtgatggtgctaCTCTCAAAAAGACCGTGACGGCGACCCAGCCAACTCTGCCCTCTGTCGAAGAGGATGGTCGCATGCCAACACCCAGCAAATCGCCTACTCGCAGTGCTTTCCGAGACAACCCCCTGAAGCAGGTTAAGAATAAGCTGTCTTCCCTGTTGAGTAGCGCCAAGAACTTGAATGTAAGAAGTGCAGCCATCAGTGCTGAAGGCAAAGCTATGATCTCACCTTCCACTGTGCAGCTTGGTATTCATCCAGGACCATCTGTTGAGTCTTTCAGATCGGTAGACAACGTGATGTACCCCGACCTCACACAGCAGCTTTCATCCACTTCCCGACCACTGAGTCCAGTCAGGTCCAACAGCACCCGGAGAACTAGAGCGTCTACCGAACGAGAGAAGATAGAGGCCAAGGAGCGGGAGAAGGATTCTAGAgccaaagagaaggagatgaaAGAGGTGAGGCGAGCAGAAAAAGAACTGGAGAAGTTGGATAAGGCACGTAAACAAGAGGACGAAAAGGCGCGCGTGTTCAGCAAAGAGCAGGAAAGACTTGCTGCCATGGAAAAGCAAGTGGCCCTGCAGAAGGAACGAGAGcaagagcaacaacaagcacGTGCGGAACAAGCTCGCGCCGCTCATTCTCAGTAccgaccccaaccccaggaTTTACAAACACCGGCACCATCACGAAAGGGACTTCCGAAGGCGCTTCCCAAGTCGACCCGAACCAGCCCGGGAAGGGCCAACCGCCAACCCGATGATCAAGGTCTCTctgatgagggtgatgtcgACATGGCCGATGCGACCTCAACAGTCACTATGGCGATGCCCCCGTCTTCCATTCAGCGACCCACGACTGCATCGTCAGTCAGGACGCAAGGCATCAAGCGCCCAGTCAAGCCAACCAAGGAGACGCTCTCTAAGACCACTCGGCAAGCGCCAACCGTCATGCGCGTTTATCCTCCCAGTTCTCAACAGTCTCAGTTCCATCCTTCAAATAGCGTCCTGgcctccaacctccaagAGACATTAGgtcagccacagcagcagccaccaaTGCATGTGAAGAACAAGACCAGCCAGAGTTCATTGAACGAGAAGAAGTCATTGCCCAATCTCAAGATATCAGCCTCTTCGACGGCCTTGAAACGGAAGGAGCAAGAGGAGCGCGAGGCTCAACGGAAGCGCGATGCCAAAGCCGAGCTTGAACGGAGACGCATTGCTGCCCAGAAGCAAGAGCAACAGAGGGAGCGTATTGAAAAAGCCAAGGCCACCAGAGCACCCCCTCCGGCTATTAGGTCACAGCCGAACGGGCCTCCTGATTACAGCATGGCAGACAAGGCTCCTGTGcggcctccttctcggtTGGGTTCCACTATGCATCAGGAAAGTCGACTTGTAAATCAGAGTTTGGCAAGCGGGAAAGCGCCTATGAAGCGTCCACACCAGCAAGAGAATGAGGGCTTTTCCAAATCCAAGTCACAAAAGACCACCCAGGAGACCAAACCTATCAGAATGAGCGAGGACTTTGACCCAGATACTGAGATGGCCGACAGCCAGCAGCGGACAATGAAGCCACCGTCTGTGAGGCCGTCGGCTGGGTTTAAG GACCCTTCCAACAAGTCCATGTTCTCGACAGGCTATGCCAACGTGCCTCCGCCCAGTGCGAGTAGAGACCTTTTCAAGGCCACCGTCACCGCACAGCATCACAGCACCGTCAAGCCGGCTTTGCACAACACAGCCCAATTCGCCAAAGGTGCCATTCCCTTTGCGCCCAACCGCCCTACAGGACAGGCGGCAAATCCCCACAAGACCCCTGCTCGGCCTGGCGCTGGTGGTATTCCAAAGTCAGTCAACAGGACTGCGACTCGATCATCTCCCCGTTTCCAGAACGGCGAGGCTATTGAACTCCCTGAGATTCAGAcggatgacgatgatgatgatgaagacgagcaTATCATGGTGGCCGATTGGGCAGATTCACCAGCTCTCAAACAGGCATTGCTGGCACAAGAACGCATGGACCCCATGCAAGTCTTTGGACCACCGGCCCCACTCAACATGGAGGAGGTATTTAGCAAGAGCAAGGACAGATGGCACAGATTCAGGGCGAGAACGAGCTCGGCCAACTGGAGTGGAACGGATAGGTTGACAGAAGACGAAGTCAGAAAGGATAACATGGCCAGAGACAAGATGAGACGGGATGGTGGGTGGAGTTACGAGTTGTCAAAAGACATTTCAGGATAA